One genomic window of Numida meleagris isolate 19003 breed g44 Domestic line chromosome 1, NumMel1.0, whole genome shotgun sequence includes the following:
- the XRCC1 gene encoding DNA repair protein XRCC1: protein MAPVKISHVVSFSSQDPRYPVENLLCPDGRRPWLSCPQERSRQLRVELQLERAIPIGYIDVGNWGCAFLQIEVGRSSWPLDRPYLTLVPSVALMTPADSKLDRNRCGVRMFKEADFLALAAGQKWDRLRLTCSQPFRHRGQFGLCFIRVRTPLDPELCPPATEDSEPVGSPQRSSPASFWRISSAEKHPSSQEEEQLKSSLQQLEPGAASHAWSPACLSRPARMVLSAAQSRARRPPPRVSASIPGSNTDQGQPAARGPALEVPAAPKRARRQRAHSAVGRSPPPLSGNPGAGGRAGTQGHNTNGGESSGGESSGGEMALCPICSGSFSTALLPAHASRCGEEDSDSEVELLSSGSSRVPCPICGLCFSVAEVELHCSTCGE, encoded by the exons ATGGCTCCGGTGAAGATCAGCCACGTCGTGTCCTTCTCCTCCCAG GACCCTCGCTACCCGGTGGAGAACCTCCTGTGCCCCGACGGCCGCCGACCCTGGCTCAGCTGCCCCCAGGAACGCAGCCGGCAGCTGAGggtggagctgcagctggagagagCCATCCCCATCGGCTACATTGACGTCG GGAACTGGGGCTGCGCCTTCCTGCAGATCGAAGTGGGTCGCTCCTCGTGGCCGCTCGACCGCCCCTACCTCACCCTGGTGCCCAGCGTCGCGCTGATGACGCCGGCCGACTCCAAGCTGGACCGCAACCGCTGTGGCGTCCGCATGTTTAAAGAAG CGGATTTCCTGGCGTTGGCGGCGGGACAGAAGTGGGATCGCCTGCGGCTCACGTGCAGCCAACCCTTCCGCCACCGCGGGCAGTTCGGGCTCTGCTTCATCCGCGTGCGCACGCCGCTGGACCCGGAGCTGTGCCCCCCGGCAACG GAGGACTCTGAGCCCGTGGGCAGCCCCCAGCgctccagccctgcctcctTTTGGCGgatttcctctgcagaaaagcACCC GAGCTcgcaggaggaggagcagctgaagagcagcctgcagcagctggagcccgGCGCTGCGTCCCACGCCTGGAGCCCAGCGTGCCTCAGCCGCCCGGCGCGCATGGTGCTGTCAGCAGCGCAGAGCCGAGCCAGGAGACCCCCACCCCGAGTCAGTGCCAGCATCCCGGGGAGCAACACAGATCAGGGACAGCCCGCAGCACGGG GGCCAGCACTGGAGGTGCCAGCAGCCCCCAAGCGCGCCCGCAGGCAGAGAGCTCACAGCGCTGTGGGCAG GTCCCCGCCGCCTCTCTCCGGGAatcctggggcaggagggagagcCGGAACGCAGGGCCACAACACAAACGGAGGGGAGAGCAGCGGAGGGGAGAGCAGCGGAGGGGAGATGGCCCTGTGCCCTATCTGCTCAG GTTCCTTCAGCACGGCGCTGCTCCCCGCGCACGCCTCCCGCTGCGGCGAGGAAGACTCCGACTCCGAGGTGGAGCTGCTTTCCTCTGGCAGCAGCCGGGTGCCGTGCCCCATCTGCGGGCTCTGCTTCAGCGTTGCAGAGGtggagctgcactgcagcacctgCGGGGAGTGA
- the NUMA1 gene encoding nuclear mitotic apparatus protein 1: MPLHSTRAAALLAWVNSTKVCAEPLGDLSQLQDCRVFVQIINKIHRTEEGESVLEQPLAERAAFIRGFLQKLCKHKSATENLVSAQKLLEGEELELAKVAVLLLYHSSMSSKSPRDWNEFDYQIQVELAAILKFVLDHEESLGENLEAFLQRRAPQPSPGTSSSSSEERSPGLSHPQVRFLELQKIASSSSSMNNMLPGAPASPVGDVLQTPQFQLRRLKKQLAIERENRDELEMELAENRKLITEKEAQITMMQHRIDRLALLNEKQAADQLEPKEMEELRERNESLLVRLHEALKQCQDLKTEKGQMERKINQLSEENGDLSFKLREIASHLVQLQDALNELSEEHNAALTQSQAKQAQLEGELRAVLQEKKCLEEKVEILQGKISLLEDQLAKLGDCSAQEKGEVMGDVLKLEELKQEVSSLTAKGIELQASVLRLEEEKSQRDAALQAERSRFEVEKLQLGTHISNLQSSVSELRLAKEKLEQELRAQEARLTAQVDVLTAEVGKLGQFLEQREQEATELQLQAQQEREQAEELRRRDVASQEAVSELSQRVEQLGASLKRSEEKLAQVTQEMEGKTRQLGAECEKAAQERDAALQQLQHLQQAKEAQLAALSSSSVEMQREKAELNRKVQELQARVLELSEQYQQSSAQAGSAETLRAQLRELEGKLKESQQKLADREKVAKENTRLQERLLFLEESVRNTEGILEDEKRRAAESLEGNLARIAELEAEKQQLAQRSERALQERGEELGRRRALEAQLQQVAEERREETAALQRQLAEAAKGEEGERGRLEKRLQELSREHGQACQRLQAEQERAAELEARVARMASEQQEQLAALQAQLASAKEKEGKEQEKLASAERVAKLEVEVRKAKEAVEAISKELSEERLKSKELEAVVTQGAGEAARLSAALEEAAREHGRELARREEEARSLKKELEDARADCAAERARKAELEVQLQNSINEQRVERSAHQQELARSLELIEEKEGELDELRLKNVSRGEELRDLQKTVSKLKGELASVEAVKERASKMDSELQGFLEAARSRDAEMGSIKAVYAKEASLKNLEEKIRHREQESGSSQDLYQEKLKEAQMLSVEVERLEQKCREQQDTIAGLEKAVAEGRAAASQQQQAELEASRREAAQHREAAAELQRLLEASRSAQALQDGAVESLRKELQDRSKELAQSKTAVAAAEKELASLRAAAQEKGHLEEGWKEQLSQCIQELERKNSLLGSLEHEVSILHRQLTEKEGESKELKRLIVAESEKSKKLEERLRVLQTEMATAASRAAERCSLMKVEVQRCQEEMEKQRMTIEALKRDRHCQSEREEELRQEVKVCQDKFFQKEQLLSSLQQELGSAQALAGEVVPLKHLCQQLQAERASLESKHREDLEQRAKATNALQAELARARLEAAELPALRDRAAEQERALQRLQKEAASSGERLAALQAANSRLAEENRALGESASHGQQRLDAELGQAREKHARELERVRLEAEKAVSDSRQEAEEAARKLEAMSNKYENAKVKVLEERQKFQEERQKLVAQVEQLEVFQKEQAKQAEELNKKLAQHEKAMKSQQQRVKVLEGELQSEATRQQERVAELQEQLAQKEQAAEHYKAQMEKAKTHYDAKKQQNQDLAEKLKAMERVQKENAELRTESERLAKELQQSVLQAKEAELSSRELSGQVRSLEAQLEFANQQLRELGKFPAPTAALKEPDSFRQNPSDLSADSLDLSLDEGQPLNSTRKAARSHSDGSAVPEGAEPRASQRLPRKVESLESLYFTPIASHAQPKLESSAGSLGDVSLESGCRTRSARRRTTQIINITMTKKETATEEPGGADTSFSSILSEQPQKAAPARSRLRSARSLASFSSQDSLAKLDTSSPREPPGHAALLSLPGYRPATRSALRRSQAGSSSSLGRSSIYLGTCQDEPEQLDDWNRIAELQQRNRACPPHLKTCYPLESRPSDSLGTITDEEMKTGDPTETLRRASMQPSQIAEGTAARRGTLGAGWAGGITTRQQRKRLSDESHQGPDTPESKKPVSCFPRPQTPRERRSSHLSRRSEQQAPSKQPERRQSMAFSILNTPKKLGNSLLRRAANRKSTPKNSPRGTARRSPRIASSKSPKGKAGRRALKDTKF, from the exons ATGCCGCTCCACAGCACCAGAGCCGCCGCGCTCCTCGCTTGG GTGAACAGCACCAAGGTGTGCGCGGAGCCGCTCGGCGAtctgtcccagctgcaggactgCCGCGTTTTcgtccagatcatcaataaaat CCACAGGACCGAGGAGGGGGAATCTGTCCTGGAGCAGCCCCTGGCGGAGCGAGCAGCTTTCATCCGTGGCTTCCTGCAGA agctgtgcaagCACAAATCGGCCACGGAGAACCTGGTGTCGGCACAGAAGCTCCTGGAGGGAGAAGAGCTGGAGTTGGCCAAG GTAGCCGTGCTGCTCCTGTACCACAGCTCCATGAGCAGCAAGAGCCCCCGGGACTGGAACGAGTTCGATTACCAGATCCAG GTCGAGCTGGCCGCCATCCTCAAGTTCGTGCTGGACCACGAGGAGAGCCTGGGTGAGAACCTGGAGGCGTTCCTGCAGCGCAGAG CACCGCAGCCCTCACCCGGcacatccagcagcagctccgaGGAGCGCTCGCCGGGGCTCTCCCACCCGCAGGTGCGCTttctggagctgcagaagatcgcctcctcctcctccagcatgAACAA CATGCTCCCTGGAGCACCAGCCTCGCCCGTGGGGGACGTCCTGCAGACCCCCCAGTTCCAGCTGCGGCGGCTGAAGAAGCAGCTGGCTATCGAGAGGGAGAACCGGGACGAGCTGGAGATGGAGCTGGCAGAGAACCGCAAACTCATCACCGAGAAGG AGGCACAGATCACCATGATGCAGCACCGCATCGACCGCTTGGCTCTGCTCAACGAGAAGCAAGCTGCAGACCAGCTGGAGCCCAAGGAGATGGAGGAGCTGAGAGAGAGGAACGAGAG CCTGCTGGTGCGCTTGCACGAGGCCCTGAAGCAGTGCCAGGATCTGAAGACTGAGAAGGGCCAGATGGAACGCAAGATCAACCAGCTCTCCGAGGAGAACGGGGACCTCTCCTTCAAG CTGCGGGAGATCGCCAGCCAcctggtgcagctgcaggatgccCTGAATGAGCTCTCCGAGGAGCACAACGCTGCGCTGACGCAGTCCCAAGCAAAGCAGGCGCAGCTGGAGGGCGAGCTgcgggctgtgctgcaggagaag AAATGCCTGGAAGAGAAGGTCGAGATCCTCCAGGGGAAGATTTCCTTGCTGGAGGACCAGCTGGCCAAGCTGGGGGACTGCAGTGcgcaggagaaaggagaggtCATGGGCGACGTCCTGAAG CTGGAAGAGCTCAAGCAGGAGGTGTCCAGCCTCACCGCCAAAGGCATCGAGCTCCAGGCCTCCGTCCTGcggctggaggaggagaagagccAGCgggatgcagccctgcaggcgGAGCGCAGCCGCTTCGAGGTGGAGAAGCTCCAGCTCGGCACCCACATCTCCAACCTGCAGAGCTCCGTCTCCGAGCTGCGCCTGGCCAAGGagaagctggagcaggagctgcgGGCGCAAGAGGCGCGCCTGACGGCCCAGGTGGACGTGCTGACAGCGGAGGTGGGCAAGCTGGGCCAATTCTTGGAGCAGCGGGAGCAGGAGGCGAccgagctgcagctgcaggcacagcaggagcGGGAGCAGGCGGAGGAGCTGAGGCGCCGGGACGTGGCCTCGCAGGAGGCTGTCAGCGAGCTGAGCCAGCGCGTGGAGCAGCTGGGAGCCAGCCTGAAGCGCAGCGAGGAGAAGCTGGCGCAGGTCACGCAGGAGATGGAGGGGAAAACCAGGCAGCTCGGGGCTGAGTGCGAGAAAGCTGCCCAGGAGAGagatgcagccctgcagcagctgcagcacttgcAGCAAGCCAAGGAAGCGCAGCTGGCGGCCCTGAGCAGCTCATCCGTGGAAATGCAGCGGGAGAAGGCTGAGCTGAATCGGAAGgtccaagagctgcaagcccGCGTCCTTGAGCTCAGCGAACAGTACCAGCAGAGCTCGGCCCAAGCGGGGAGCGCCGAGACGCTGCGAGCCCAGCTGCGGGAGCTGGAGGGCAAGCTGAAGGAGAGCCAGCAGAAGCTGGCCGACAGGGAGAAGGTGGCCAAGGAGAACACGCGCCTGCAGGAGCGGCTGCTCTTCCTGGAGGAGTCGGTGCGCAACACCGAGGGCATCCTGGAGGACGAGAAGAGGAGGGCGGCCGAGAGCCTGGAGGGGAACCTGGCCAGGATCGCGGAGCTGGAGGcggagaagcagcagctggcgCAGCGCAGCGAGCGGGCCCTGCAGGAGCGCGGCgaggagctgggcaggaggcGGGCGCTggaggcacagctgcagcaggtggcAGAGGAGCGCCGGGAGGAGACGGCGGCCCTGCAGCGGCAGCTGGCCGAGGCGGCcaagggggaggaaggagagcgcggcaggctggagaagaggctgcaggagctgagccgGGAGCACGGGCAGGCCTGCCAGCGGCTGCAGGCCGAGCAGGAGAGGGCGGCGGAGCTGGAGGCCCGCGTGGCACGCATGGCGAgcgagcagcaggagcagctggccGCCCTCCAGGCCCAGCTGGCCAGCGCTAAGGAGAAGGAAGGCAAGGAGCAGGAGAAGCTGGCGAGCGCCGAGCGCGTGGCGAAGTTGGAGGTGGAGGTGCGGAAGGCGAAGGAAGCGGTCGAGGCCATCTCCAAGGAGCTGtcagaggagaggctgaaatCCAAGGAGCTGGAAGCCGTGGTCACGCAGGGGGCTGGCGAGGCGGCCCGGCTGAGCGCGGCGCTGGAGGAGGCGGCACGGGAGCACGGGCGGGAGCTGGCGCGGCGCGAGGAGGAGGCGAGGAGCCTGAAGAAGGAGCTGGAGGACGCCAGGGCAGATTGCGCCGCCGAGAGAGCGCGGAAGGCGGAGCTGGAGGTGCAGCTGCAGAACTCCATCAATGAGCAGCGGGTGGAGCGCTCGGCGCACCAGCAGGAGCTGGCGCGGTCCCTGGAGCTGATCGAGGAGAAGGAGGGCGAGCTGGACGAGCTGCGGCTGAAGAACGTCTCGCGGGGCGAGGAGCTGAGGGACCTGCAGAAGACGGTCAGCAAGCTGAAAGGGGAGCTCGCCTCGGTGGAAGCGGTGAAGGAGAGGGCGTCCAAGATGGACAGCGAGCTGCAGGGCTTCCTGGAAGCCGCCCGGAGCCGGGACGCCGAGATGGGCAGCATCAAGGCGGTGTACGCCAAGGAAGCGTCCCTCAAAAACCTGGAGGAGAAGATCCGCCACCGAGAGCAGGAGTCTGGCTCCAGCCAGGACCTCTACcaggagaagctgaaggagGCCCAGATGCTGAGCGTGGAAGTGGAGAGGCTGGAACAGAAGTGCCGGGAGCAGCAGGACACCATCGCCGGGCTGGAGAAAGCCGTGGCTGAAGGGCGGGCCGCCGcgtcccagcagcagcaggcggAGCTGGAGGCGTCGCGGAGGGAAGCGGCGCAGCaccgggaggcggcggcggagctgcagaggctgctggaggCCTCGCGCTCAGCCCAGGCCCTGCAGGACGGCGCCGTGGAGAGCCtgaggaaggagctgcaggacaggagCAAGGAGCTGGCCCAGAGCAAAACGGCCGTGGCCGCCGCCGAGAAGGAGCTGGCGTCCCTGCGCGCTGCGGCGCAGGAGAAAGGCCACCTGGAGGAGGGCTGGAAGGAGCAGCTGTCGCAGTGCATCCAGGAGCTGGAGAGGAAGAACAGcctgctgggcagcctggagcACGAGGTGTCCATCCTGCACCGGCAGCTCACCGAGAAGGAGGGCGAGAGCAAGGAGCTGAAGCGCCTGATCGTGGCCGAgtcagagaagagcaagaagCTGGAGGAACGGCTGCGGGTGCTGCAGACCGAGATGGCCACGGCGGCGTCGCGGGCGGCCGAGCGCTGCTCGCTGATGAAGGTGGAGGTGCAGCGGTgccaggaggagatggagaagcAGCGGATGACCATCGAGGCGCTGAAGAGGGACCGCCACTGCCAGAGCGAGCGCGAGGAGGAGCTGCGGCAGGAGGTGAAGGTCTGCCAGGACAAGTTCTTCCAGAAggagcagctcctctcctccctgcagcaggagctgggcagcgCCCAGGCGTTGGCCGGGGAGGTGGTGCCGCTCAAGcacctgtgccagcagctgcaagcCGAGCGCGCCTCGCTGGAGAGCAAGCACCGCGAGGACCTGGAGCAGAGGGCGAAGGCCACCAACGCGTTGCAAGCGGAGCTGGCCCGGGCCAGGCTGGAGGCGGCCGAGCTGCCGGCCCTGCGCGACAGAGCGGCCGAGCAGGAGCGCGCGTTGCAGCGGCTGCAGAAGGAGGCGGCGAGCTCCGGAGAGCGGCTGGCGGCCCTGCAAGCGGCCAACAGCCGGCTGGCCGAGGAGAACCGCGCGCTGGGCGAGAGCGCGAGCCACGGGCAGCAGCGCCTGGACGCCGAGCTGGGGCAGGCGAGGGAAAAGCACGCGCGGGAGCTGGAGCGCGTGAGGCTGGAGGCGGAGAAAGCGGTGTCCGACAGCAGGCAGGAGGCTGAGGAGGCGGCCAGGAAGCTGGAGGCGATGAGCAATAAGTACGAGAACGCCAAGGTGAAGGTGCTGGAGGAGAGGCAGAAGTTCCAGGAGGAGAGGCAGAAGCTGGTGGCGCAG GTGGAGCAGCTAGAGgtatttcagaaagaacaagCGAAGCAG GCGGAGGAGCTGAACAAGAAGCTGGCGCAGCACGAGAAGGCCATgaagagccagcagcagagggTGAAG GTGCtggaaggagagctgcagagcgAGGCCACGCGCCAGCAGGAGCGGGTGgcggagctgcaggagcagctggcgCAGAAGGAGCAGGCGGCCGAGCACTACAAAGCCCAG ATGGAAAAGGCGAAAACCCACTACGACGCgaagaagcagcagaaccagGACCTGGCGGAGAAGCTGAAGGCCATGGAGAGGGTGCAGAAGGAGAACGCGGAGCTGAGGACGGAGTCGGAGCGCTTGGccaaggagctgcagcagagcgtGCTGCAGGCCAAGGAGGCcgagctgagcagcagggagctgagcgGGCAGGTGCGCAGCCTGGAGGCGCAG CTGGAATTCGCCAACCAGCAGCTGCGGGAGCTCGGCAAGTTCCCGGCGCCCACGGCCGCGCTGAAAGAACCGGACAGCTTCCGCCAAAACCCCTCCGACCTCAGCGCCGACAGCCTGGACCTCAGCCTGGACGAGGGGCAGCCGCTCAATTCCACCAG GAAAGCCGCCCGCTCGCACTCGGACGGCTCGGCCGTGCCGGAGGGCGCGGAACCCCGCGCATCGCAGCGGCTGCCACGGAAAGTGGAATCCTTGGAGAGCCTGTACTTCACGCCCATCGCCAGCCACGCGCAGCCCAAGCTGGAGAGCAGCGCCGGTTCCCTGGGTGACGTCTCGCTGGAGTCGGGCTGCAGGACGCGCTCGGCGCGCCGCCGCACCACGCAGATCATCAACATCACCATGACCAAG AAAGAGACGGCGACAGAGGAGCCGGGCGGCGCGGACACGTCCTTCAGCAGCATCCTCTCCGAGCAGCCTCAGAAAGCCGCCCCGGCGCGGTCCCGGCTGCGCTCGGCGCGCTCCTTGGCCAGCTTCTCCTCGCAGGATTCCCTGGCCAAGCTGGACACCTCCTCCCCGCGGGAGCCACCGGGTCACGCCGCGCTGCTCAGCCTCCCCGGCTACCGGCCGGCCACACGCAGCGCGCTGCGACGCTCGCAGgcgggcagcagctccagcttgg GCCGCAGCAGCATCTACCTGGGGACTTGCCAGGACGAACCGGAGCAGCTGGACGATTGGAACCGCATCGCCGAGCTGCAGCAGCGCAACCGCGCCTGCCCGCCCCACCTGAAGACCTGCTACCCCCTGGAGAGCCGG CCCTCCGACTCGCTGGGCACCATCACGGACGAGGAGATGAAGACGGGCGACCCGACGGAGACGCTGAGGCGCGCCAGCATGCAGCCCTCGCAGATCGCCGAGGGCACGGCCGCCCGGCGCGGCACgctgggagctgggtgggcCGGCGGCATCACCACCCGGCAGCAGCGCAAACGGCTCTCGGACGAATCCCACCAGGGCCCCGACACCCCCGAG TCCAAGAAGCCGGTCAGCTGCTTCCCACGCCCCCAGACCCCCCGGGAGCGGCGCAGCTCCCACCTCAGCCGGCGGAGCGAGCAGCAGGCACCCAGCAAACAG cccGAGAGGCGCCAGTCCATGGCCTTCAGCATCCTCAACACCCCCAAGAAGCTGGGGAACAGCCTGCTGCGCCGGGCTGCCAACAGGAAAAGCACCCCCAAGAACTCCCCCCGCGGCACCGCGCGCCGCTCGCCCCGCATCGCCTCCTCCAAGTCCCCCAAGGGCAAG GCCGGCCGCAGAGCGCTGAAGGACACCAAGTTCTGA
- the LOC110404571 gene encoding leucine-rich repeat-containing protein 51-like, whose product MRSGDGTGHPGTERWGAGSPSPTLALRLPYTGLSSLGGLPPALQRLLAAPTQLRWLDLSFNRLTAIDPVLATLGGLQSLHLHGNAVSCLSEVDKLAALARLRRLTLYGNPMEEERGYRRYVLALLPQLSTLDFSAVTQQERSEVALWGHTHTRPRPHRASA is encoded by the exons ATGCGCAGCGGGGACGGCACGGGGCACCCCGGCACCGAGCGTTGGGGTGCG GGCAGCCCCTCTCCCACTCTGGCCCTGCGCCTGCCCTACACCGGGCTCAGCAGCCTGGGGGGGCTGCCCCCCGCCCTGCAGCGGCTCCTGGCTGCCCCCACCCAGCTCCGCTGGCTCGACCTTTCCTTCAACCGCCTGACTGCCATAGACCCG GTGCTGGCCAcgctgggggggctgcagagCCTCCACCTGCACGGGAACGCAGTCAGCTGCCTGAGCGAGGTGGACAAACTGGCAGCCCTGGCCCGGCTGCGCCGCCTGACATTGTATGGGAACCCCATGGAGGAAGAGAGGGGCTACAG GCGCTAcgtgctggccctgctgccccagctcagCACCTTGGATTTCAGCGCTGTGACCCAGCAGGAGCGCAGCGAGGTGGCCCTGTggggacacacacacacccGGCCCCGGCCACACCGAGCTTCGGCGTGA